The sequence TTATCATTCAGTTTGAGTTAAGGGAAGGAAGGAGTCTGATTACAGGTAACTACTAACTAGTTATCTACTCATGATGAAGGAGCTGTTGGTTAGGTTTTATTTATAGTTTTTGTTAGTAGTCTTGTCCAGTAGGAGAAGAAGTTGAATCTAGCTAGGGTTATATTTAAGATTTTGCATTGGAGTCCAAGAGGAGAGATCAAAGTTGGGTTCATGATTACTGGTTTGATTTTTGTCTCTGTATTCATTTAGTTGCAGAGGGTCGCTTTTGTTTTGTTGATCTTTCTTTTACTAGCTCCATTGTTATTAGTACTAGtagttctgtctttgattgaaactATCTTGCATTTTCAGtatcttttaattttatttcttatatcTGTTGTGATTGAATGCAAGTAAAAGACTAAAGCAACAGCTGTGCAGTTGGAATTTGAGAAAGACCATGGATCTGTAATTTCATTGGATTTAGGAATATGTTTTTAGGATGAACCCAACCTTGATACCAATGGGTGCAGcttcaattagaaattgattcaaaTTATGGTAATCAAGTTAGTTTCATTATCAAGTTCAGAACTAACTTGAttgttttaagaaatatgaatGCTTGTATTAAGAAGTAAGAACTAACTTGTTTACCTTTGGTTGTTTGGCAGGGTAATGATTGGATCAAGTTCAGTATCATTATCAAGTTGCAAGATGGCAAGTGCATCTCCCTCTCCATCCCCTGCAGCTTGGTCTACTGATGTGACACTGTCAATAACACCTCAAGTTGATGCTACAAATCAAGAAACACAAGCTATAGAGCAGGCTACACAGGACCCTGCACCTGAGGTTGTACCGAAGAAGAAGGGGAAAACTAGATCAAAAGTTTGGAATGACTTTGTAAGGCTCAGTGAAGAACAAGCTCAGTGTAAGCATTGTAAGAAGAAATTGCAAGCACATAGCAGAGGAAATGGCACTTCCAGCATGAAGACACATTTAGGCACATGCCCTCAGAATCCCAACAAGAAGCAGAAGGGTCAGAAGAATTTGATGTTTCCACCTCCAAGACCAGGACAGTCATCACAACTGGTTGCTGTAAGTTATGACAAGGATATGTGTAGAAGAAGATTGACTGAGTTTGTCATCATAGATGAACTTCCATTTAGAATTGTagaaggagaagggtttagaAGATACAGTAAACAGTTGGAGCCTAGATTCAAGGTGCCAAGTAGGATGACAATTTACAGAGATCTTTTAATCATCTACAAAGATgagaaagagaagttgaagaaatacTTCAAGGAAAGTAAACAAAGAGTCTCTCTCACAACTGATACATGGACTTCTCCAAACAACTTCAATTATATGTGTGTGACAGTGCACTTCATTGATATCCATTGGAAGCTTCAAAAGAGGATCATTCTGTTTTGCTTGATCAAGGGTCATACTGGAGTGGATATTGGGAAAATGCTTGAGAAATGTTTGCTGGATTGGGGGCTAGAAGATCTTTTTGGTGTGACTTTGGACAATGTCAGTGCAAATAGTGTGGCAATTGAGTATCTTCAAACAAGTGTCATCAATTGGACCGGAGCAAAAGTGAGATCTCAGTACATGCAGGTATAATTACTTTTCTTGGCTCTATTCATTATGACACTTGAAACTGattcaatatgaaaaaaaattctttaggTTGATAGCATATAATCTTGCATAGCCATGAGTTCTTTATAATGTACttgtttctttgtgcttgttGTATATCTTTGTGCTTGCAACTGATTCTTTCATTCTGTTATTGTTTGATGAACTAGCTAGAAAATAATTCTTTGATGAACTGTCTGTGCTTTTATTGTTTCATTCCTGCCAGGTAAGGTGTGCTGCGCATGTTCTTGCGCTTGTTGTCAAAGATGTTGTGCTGTTGTATCACAAGTCCATTGGAAGGATCAGATCAGTTATCAAGTTTGTTACCGGCTCTCCCTCTAGGTTGGCCAAATTCAAGGAATGTGCTGCTCTCGAGAAGATTGATTGTAAGAAGATGGTTTTCCTAGATGTGAAGACCAGGTGGAATGCTACGTATCTGATGCTTGATGCTGCCATTTCTTATGAAAAAGTCTTTAAGAGGTTAGAAAGAGAAGATAGGAGCTTTCGAgataagtatattttcaaagaatctGAATGTGAAGCTTTGCCTAATACTGATGCTGATATTGTTGTAATTGATAATGAAGAATATTATCATAGTTCATCTAGTGAATCTGAATGTGAAGTAGATGTGTCTAAAAAGAATAAtactaagaaaaagaacaaacctCATCGTCATCATGCTCCATATGCTGCAGACTGGTCATATGCTAGGTGTCTTGTTAAGTGTTTGAAAATCTTCTTTGATGTTATTGTTAGGTTCTCAGCTTCAGTTCAGGTTACTTCACATGAATTTCTTTGGCAGTTGGCATTGATACATGAACAGTTGGTTCGTCTTAGAGCTATAGGAAACCGAGATCCTCATATTTCTAAGATGGCAGAAATGATGTTTAAAAAGTACAACGCATATTGGGGGGATTATGAAGATATGAACTCTGTGATGTATTTTGCTAAGTTGCTTGATCCTCGAGAGAAAGAATCAGGTTTGAAATTTGATCTTGAATGTTTGTATGAGCAAGATGATTTTAGGATTACGACTGTTTTGAAAGCTGTGAAACAAGATATGGGAAAACTTTATGATGAGTACAACAACATGTATTCAAATGCCAATGCAGAGGAAGGTGACATCATTACTTACTGTTGATCATCATTAGTTCATTACTAATAttgcttatttattttttttatcatcattaCTTACTATTGATTGTTCTCATGTCTTAGGTACTGGCTCAACATCTGCTGCTGGTGTTGATGACATGGTTGTTTGTGTGCAAGAAGAGAACATTGAGGATATGCTTGAGTCGAGGAAGAAAAGGCGAAGAATGAATGTTCACAATACTCATCCAAAGTCAGAGCTTGAAAGGTATTTGCTTGATGACTGTGAAGCATCTACCAAGGAGTTTGATATTCTAGCAtggtggcaggctaatagtaCCAAGTATAAGGTATTTGCTTAATCAACTCTTTTAATAAATTTCTTAAACTAGCAtggtggcaggctaatagtaCCACGATCTTGGTGATGCTTCATTTTCTTAAACTCTTTGCTGTTGTGGTTGTTTAAGGTATTATCACTAATGGCAAAGGATATTTTAGCAATACCAGTGTCCTCCGTTGCTTCGGAATCTGCATTCAGTACTGGAAAACGCGTTCTTACTCCATGGAGAAGCTCGCTATCTGCCAGGACAGTTGAAGCACTTCTCTGTACGCAAAGCTGGTTGCAGAaacctatctctcttgatttcCTATGTGACTACGTACCTGATGAAAATTCCAACATTGAAGATGGTAATGGAATCCCTTCTCTTTTGACCTGAaatttgaatgagtgtatcttctTTTATCTGTTAGTTTCTCACCTGctgtaacaacaacaacagcaatcaTAATTCATATTCAGCCAAGTGTTTGtattcttctttgcattcttgttgtttttcttcttatctgttagtttctcttatcttatttcttcttgtttttcttgttgcagaaattttgGGGAAGGATGAAGATTAAGGAGATTGGCTTGAGAGATGGATGGACTGCAGTCTTTTAGCTTTGGTTaacttgagaaatgaagatcaaatggatgACTGCAGTCTTTTTATGTTATTGGCAACATCGTTTTCTTTTAACTTTCGTTTCATCAGACTTTGGTTATCTTTTAGAATTAAGACTTTGgctaacttgtttgtgaacttcaacTTTGGTTATCTGTAGACTATGGTTATATTATCAAGATTTAAGTATGGCATGTAGTATCAGTTTATTAATAATTTCAGAATATATTTATATACAGGTGCAGGGTATAGGtgaaaaccgaaccgaaccgtaaccgaacAGTATCGGTGCGGTTAAAAACCGAACCGAATACTGAACAATTCGGCTACGGTTTCAATTGTGATAACCGCACCGAACACGGTTAGTTGAACGGTTTTACctataaccgcaccgaaccgaaccGTGTGCAGCCCTAGAGTGAACTACATTTTTCTCGGtcttttgcttttgcaccaaacGCTCTTGCGAAAGCATTACATTTCACTGTCGAAACAATTTTCATCCATCAACTGCCAGCGAGTTATTTGTTGAGTGGCTAGCTAGGTAGACAACGTTCTTCCCCATAAAAAAGATTTCGTACACTGGCACTGTAGCCCTACACAATATTGCTCATATTTGATAACAATAGATTACAACTCTACGACCTCATCGGTCCATTTCAATTGCATATATCTCTGGAGGAAAATGAATGAGGATATTTCGTCGAAATTTCTCAAAATCATTTATGCACTTGCAAGCTATAAATTGCTGCGATAGCAATAAATGGGATCGACTAGATTTTGTGGACACCTATGCCAACAGAAAGATACAATTTTCATTGAGCAAACAAAGAATGAGAATATGGGCTCAGTGATAAACGTTTGTTGTTCACACGAAAATCGTTATCCATGTTAGGATTGTCGCAGAAATAAAAAGAAACTTTTCTAATGGAAACCTTGTAGAGGCGGACTTCTAAGGTAAAGAGTTGCTCGCAACATTTGCGAGGAAATGTCAATCTCACGGTCATGAAGCCTAACTTATATGCAGCAAGCCGGCAAGCAACATGGAAAATTGCAAAGCCAGAAAAAAAAGAGGTGTTCTAAGAGAGATATTTGCCGAGTACCAACCTacattttgttatttttatgaGCAGCCAAATGCCAAAGTAATCATGCAGTCAATTAAGCAGGTTTATGGGAACGAATAAGCAGTTGAACAAGGGAGGAACGTGCTAATAGAATGTAGTATTAATTAGCTAGAAAGTCAGATTCAACCTATTCCCCTAATACTACCACATTAGTAGTCTCATGAAAACCTAGATTTTACTAGGAAACGGAATATAAACCTTTCAGTCGTTTATTTTCTCTGAACTTAGGTATATTTCTCAAGATGTTAAGCAGATCAAAAGAATATACGCAACTTTATTTAAAGTAAATGGGTTATTGCAAGACGCTGCCTGAGTCAGTGAATTTTGAGTTTGAACGACGTCACTCATTACGATTACCCGACAATTATCTGATTATAAGTCGGTTATCAGCTTACCGAAATCTCTCCACGCGCGCGTGCAACATCATTTCCACAACCGCATACTCGAATAATCTAGAAGGTTAAAATCGTCATTAGCAGCAAACAGAACCACCTCTATAAATAGGCCCTTCTTTTGCTCCATCACAAACATTATTATATTATAAGTCATTCTGCTTCTCGACTCAGGAATCCAAGTTCTCATTCTACAATTAATAACTCAAAAAGAATCCATCAACCCAACCACACTTGTTAAACACTTTAATTCAATAGTAGAAAGCGAAAAATTCTATTCAATTGCAGTGAAGAAAAAGAATTTTGAAGGGAAAGAAAGATGTGTTTTTTGTTTATATGCGGTGGAGAAGAGAATATACTAGGAAGACAACAAGCACCAGGATTATGTCCATATTGTGGTGGGAAAGTAGAATCAATAGATGTTGAAGTCCAATGGAGGTTCTGCTGGTTACCACTCTGTTTTAAAACTAAGAGAAGGTTCTTCTGTACGAATTGTTCTAAACGCTTAGAAGTGTACCCTTCTTAGTTGATTTTGAAGATTTTCTGAAAATGGGGTGTCGATTAGTTGGTAGTTTATTGGAGAAATTCTGATTCTGATTTCTTTTTTGGTTTCGCCTTTAAATTTTTTTCATCATGTTCTTGAAGAAATTGAAGGGTTTATTTAGCTTAGGTGTTTGAGTTGTTTTTGTAGTAAGATCTGAAGGAACTGAATGTAAATACAAATGCCATTTCCCAACTAATCtctaaatttctttcttctttcttagtTGAATCACTCAGTCCTCTCGTTGGTGAGGTTTGACTAGAACAGTAAAAATTAGTGGAGTGTGAAATGGAGAAAAAATT comes from Papaver somniferum cultivar HN1 chromosome 7, ASM357369v1, whole genome shotgun sequence and encodes:
- the LOC113293279 gene encoding uncharacterized protein LOC113293279 — encoded protein: MCFLFICGGEENILGRQQAPGLCPYCGGKVESIDVEVQWRFCWLPLCFKTKRRFFCTNCSKRLEVYPS